Proteins encoded together in one Orbaceae bacterium lpD01 window:
- the hcp gene encoding hydroxylamine reductase yields the protein MFCIQCEQTITTPTAKGCSYAQGMCGKTAEVSDLQDILVAALQRVSFWANQGRQYQLINRQIDRWCCQSFFSTLTNVNFDPERILSYIIEANHYALLLEQQVVAAAQQAQRPLAPLTYAAKMTYPTNKAELLELAPLVALNCGHEQVDADILGARLLALYGLKGAAAYMEHAAVLGQVRDDISAEYHRIMTILGNNPNDLNTLVTLSLDIGRLNYQVMQMLDLGETTAFGHPTPTQVNTQPIAGKCILVSGHDFHDLRLILEQTQNTGINVYTHGEMLPAHAYPELKKYPHLVGNFGSAWQNQQHEFANFPGAIVMTSNCIINPFVGQYADRIFTRSIVGWPGVTHIEGDDFSAVIDSALNQTGFTYSQIEHFITIGFARNTLMNVAPTVIEEIKAGHINHFFLIGGCDGGKAERHYYTDMASKVPTDSVILTLGCGKYRFNKQDFGDIHGIPRLLDIGQCNDAYSAIQLALALAETFKCSVNELPLTLVLSWFEQKAIVILLTLLSLGVKGIYTGPTMPAFLTDNLLSFLQSEFDIRMTTDADSDLATILSAKVA from the coding sequence ATGTTTTGTATTCAATGTGAGCAAACAATAACCACACCAACCGCTAAAGGCTGTAGCTATGCTCAAGGTATGTGTGGCAAAACCGCTGAGGTATCAGATCTACAAGATATTTTAGTCGCCGCCCTACAACGGGTCTCCTTCTGGGCCAATCAGGGACGACAGTATCAGCTGATCAATCGCCAGATTGACCGCTGGTGCTGCCAGAGTTTCTTCTCAACATTAACTAATGTTAACTTTGATCCAGAAAGAATCTTAAGCTATATCATCGAAGCCAACCATTACGCGCTATTATTAGAGCAGCAAGTCGTTGCCGCCGCTCAGCAAGCCCAACGCCCGTTAGCCCCACTCACCTATGCCGCGAAAATGACCTATCCGACCAATAAAGCAGAGCTACTTGAACTTGCACCATTGGTGGCTTTAAACTGTGGTCATGAGCAGGTTGATGCTGATATTCTTGGTGCGAGATTACTGGCTTTATATGGCTTGAAAGGTGCTGCAGCCTATATGGAACACGCAGCAGTACTCGGCCAAGTGCGGGATGATATTTCAGCCGAGTATCATCGAATTATGACAATATTAGGTAATAATCCTAACGACCTCAATACCTTAGTCACGCTCTCTTTGGATATCGGACGTTTAAACTATCAAGTCATGCAGATGCTTGATTTAGGTGAAACTACCGCTTTCGGCCACCCAACGCCGACTCAAGTCAATACGCAGCCAATAGCGGGTAAGTGCATTTTAGTATCAGGTCACGATTTTCATGACTTACGTTTGATTCTAGAACAGACACAGAACACAGGCATCAATGTTTATACTCATGGTGAAATGCTACCGGCTCACGCCTATCCTGAACTTAAGAAATACCCACACTTAGTCGGTAATTTCGGCAGCGCTTGGCAGAACCAGCAACATGAGTTTGCCAATTTCCCAGGCGCTATCGTGATGACCTCAAACTGTATTATTAATCCATTTGTTGGTCAGTATGCTGATCGTATCTTTACCCGTAGTATTGTGGGCTGGCCTGGCGTGACCCATATTGAAGGCGATGATTTTAGCGCGGTTATCGATAGTGCGCTTAATCAAACTGGATTTACGTATTCACAAATTGAACATTTTATTACGATTGGTTTTGCACGCAATACATTGATGAATGTTGCACCAACGGTGATTGAAGAGATTAAAGCAGGCCATATTAACCACTTTTTCTTAATTGGTGGCTGTGATGGCGGTAAAGCAGAACGTCACTACTATACCGATATGGCTAGCAAAGTCCCCACTGATAGCGTCATTTTGACCTTAGGCTGTGGTAAATACCGTTTTAATAAACAGGATTTTGGTGATATTCATGGCATCCCGCGTTTATTAGATATTGGTCAATGTAATGATGCTTACTCTGCCATTCAGCTGGCGTTGGCTTTAGCTGAGACCTTTAAATGTAGTGTGAATGAACTCCCCCTCACCTTGGTTTTATCTTGGTTTGAGCAAAAAGCCATTGTCATCTTGCTAACATTACTTTCTTTAGGCGTCAAAGGCATTTATACTGGTCCGACAATGCCGGCTTTTTTAACCGATAATTTACTCTCGTTCTTACAATCTGAGTTTGATATACGCATGACAACGGATGCCGATTCGGATTTAGCAACAATACTATCGGCAAAAGTCGCTTAA
- a CDS encoding glycerate kinase, giving the protein MKIIIAPDSFKESLSALDIANTIKAGFCEIFPEADYIIRPIADGGEGTVEAMVHALKGEIITTTITDPLGEKGTAFYGLSGDKRCAIIEMAAASGLERVPTEKRDAKTTTSYGTGELILDALDKGARQFIIGIGGSATNDGGAGMLQALGVKLLDDAGQQIGYGGKNLRQLVRIDMQAIDPRLADCQFEVACDVTNPLTGQQGASAVFGPQKGASCEDIALLDKALKHFAKIIKRDLGRDVEHIPGTGAAGGMGAGLLAFLNAQLKPGIEIITEQLQLAPLIQQADLVITGEGRLDHQSLNGKVPIGVATLAKKYHKPVIAIVGSFGEKAESVYPYGISAMFSILSRISTLESALQPQTTKDNLFLSARNIAATLKMGYQLGQHEYYQKVR; this is encoded by the coding sequence ATGAAAATTATCATTGCGCCCGACTCATTTAAAGAGAGCTTATCAGCCCTGGATATTGCGAATACGATCAAAGCCGGTTTTTGTGAGATATTCCCCGAGGCCGACTATATCATCAGACCGATTGCCGATGGGGGTGAAGGCACGGTTGAAGCGATGGTGCACGCTTTAAAAGGGGAGATTATCACAACCACCATTACCGATCCTTTAGGTGAAAAAGGGACAGCTTTTTATGGTCTCTCGGGGGATAAGCGGTGCGCAATTATTGAGATGGCCGCCGCTAGCGGACTAGAGCGGGTACCGACTGAAAAACGCGATGCCAAAACCACCACCTCCTACGGCACCGGTGAATTAATTCTTGATGCGTTGGACAAAGGCGCGCGCCAATTTATTATCGGTATCGGCGGCAGTGCCACCAATGATGGCGGCGCAGGCATGTTGCAAGCGCTGGGTGTCAAACTGCTCGATGATGCCGGTCAACAAATCGGTTATGGTGGCAAAAATTTGCGTCAACTGGTACGTATTGATATGCAGGCGATAGATCCACGTCTTGCTGACTGTCAGTTTGAGGTGGCTTGTGACGTCACCAATCCATTGACGGGTCAACAAGGCGCCTCTGCAGTCTTTGGCCCGCAGAAAGGCGCTTCTTGCGAGGACATTGCGTTATTAGATAAAGCACTCAAACATTTCGCCAAGATCATCAAACGAGATTTAGGTCGAGATGTTGAACATATTCCCGGTACCGGTGCGGCGGGTGGTATGGGCGCCGGTCTGCTGGCTTTTTTAAATGCACAGCTCAAACCCGGTATTGAGATTATCACCGAGCAGCTTCAGTTAGCACCGTTGATTCAACAAGCCGATTTAGTCATTACCGGGGAAGGTCGTTTAGATCATCAAAGTCTCAATGGTAAAGTACCTATTGGCGTCGCGACGCTGGCAAAAAAGTATCACAAACCGGTTATTGCGATTGTTGGTAGTTTTGGCGAGAAAGCGGAGAGCGTCTATCCGTATGGGATCAGTGCCATGTTTAGCATTCTTTCACGCATATCGACGCTAGAGTCAGCATTACAACCTCAAACGACCAAAGATAATCTCTTTTTAAGTGCTAGAAACATTGCCGCCACTTTAAAAATGGGCTATCAGTTAGGTCAACATGAGTATTATCAAAAAGTAAGATGA
- the garR gene encoding 2-hydroxy-3-oxopropionate reductase, translated as MKIGFIGLGIMGKPMSRNLLKAGYALVVYDRNHAAVDEIVAAGAQAAHNIKTIAQSCQVIITMLPNSPHVKEVVLGEGGILAFAPSGTVIIDMSSIAPLASREIHAAVIKKGLSMLDAPVSGGEPKAIDGTLSVMVGGDKAVFDKYAGIMKAMAGSVVYTGEIGAGNVTKLANQVIVALNIAAMSEALILATKAGVDPELVYQAIRGGLAGSTVLDAKAPMVLKRNFKPGFRIDLHIKDLQNALDTSHGVGTSLPLTAAVMEMMQALRTEGLGQADHSALACYYEKLANIEIQ; from the coding sequence ATGAAAATTGGATTTATTGGCTTAGGAATTATGGGCAAACCGATGAGTCGTAACCTGCTCAAAGCCGGTTACGCATTAGTGGTATATGACAGAAATCATGCCGCCGTTGATGAGATAGTCGCAGCCGGTGCTCAAGCCGCGCATAATATTAAAACGATTGCCCAATCTTGTCAGGTCATTATTACGATGTTACCGAATTCGCCGCATGTGAAAGAGGTTGTTTTAGGTGAAGGGGGCATTTTAGCCTTTGCGCCGTCAGGTACGGTGATTATTGATATGAGTTCGATTGCGCCACTCGCCAGCCGAGAAATCCATGCAGCAGTGATTAAAAAGGGCTTATCGATGCTTGATGCACCGGTGAGCGGTGGCGAACCGAAGGCGATTGATGGCACGTTATCAGTGATGGTTGGCGGTGATAAGGCCGTATTTGATAAGTATGCTGGAATCATGAAAGCCATGGCCGGCTCGGTCGTTTATACTGGCGAGATTGGTGCCGGCAATGTCACTAAACTCGCCAATCAGGTGATTGTTGCCTTAAATATTGCTGCGATGTCAGAAGCACTGATTTTGGCCACTAAAGCCGGCGTGGATCCTGAGCTGGTCTATCAAGCCATCCGCGGTGGACTTGCCGGTAGTACGGTACTCGATGCCAAAGCCCCGATGGTGCTTAAGCGTAATTTTAAACCGGGATTTAGAATCGACTTACATATTAAAGATCTGCAAAACGCGCTCGATACCTCGCATGGCGTCGGTACCTCATTGCCTTTAACCGCGGCGGTCATGGAGATGATGCAAGCGCTGCGTACTGAGGGTTTAGGACAGGCGGATCATAGTGCCTTAGCTTGTTATTATGAAAAATTAGCCAACATTGAAATTCAGTAA
- the nsrR gene encoding nitric oxide-sensing transcriptional repressor NsrR yields the protein MQLSSFTDYGIRVLIYLAALDQHTLTNISTVSQRYHISRNHLVKVVHKLGQLGYIETIRGKNGGIRLQKPAAQINIGEVIKLLEPLEILNCHLSFCHISPECRLKGYLSDAKKAFLQALAQYTLADLVDDNPKLINLL from the coding sequence GTGCAGTTATCCAGTTTTACTGATTATGGTATTCGTGTGCTGATCTATCTAGCCGCTTTAGATCAACATACCCTGACCAACATTAGCACTGTCAGCCAACGTTACCATATCTCTAGAAATCATCTGGTCAAAGTGGTACATAAGCTCGGTCAACTTGGTTATATCGAAACGATTCGCGGTAAAAATGGGGGGATCCGCTTACAAAAACCCGCTGCACAAATTAATATCGGTGAGGTTATCAAATTATTAGAGCCGCTCGAAATTTTAAATTGTCATCTCTCTTTTTGCCATATTAGCCCTGAATGCCGTTTAAAAGGTTATCTCAGCGACGCCAAAAAAGCTTTTTTACAAGCATTAGCACAATATACCCTCGCCGATCTGGTGGATGATAACCCTAAACTGATTAATTTACTGTAA
- the treB gene encoding PTS trehalose transporter subunit IIBC: protein MVEKRVIDPEILSQLIQLIGGRENIVNVTHCLTRLRFVLNHPEQADIEAIKALPPVKGCFVQAGQFQVIIGTDVEHYYKVLIQQLGLTEASKEQVKVAAKQNMSFFERLIANLAEIFVPLIPALIAGGLLLGLRNVIGEVQFSQQKTLIQLYPWMNTLYDFLWLPCEAIFHFLPVAICWSATRKMGGTPVLGIVLGITLVSPQLMNAYNIGISVPQVWHFGLFSIEKVGYQAQVIPSILAGLFLGWFEVRLKRIIPDYLYLVIVPILALMVAIFLAHALIGPFGRLLGDGIAYVVKLLMTGSFAPIGSALFGFLYAPLVITGIHHTTLAIDLQMTNSIGGTPLWPIIALSNIAQASAVVGIILISRKYNEREVSIPAAIAAYLGVTEPAMYGINLRYKFPMLCAMIGSAVAGLLCGLFGVLSNGIGVGGLPGILAIQPMFWGIYILAMLIAIIIPVVLTMLVYRVKQRRGTLQAN from the coding sequence ATGGTGGAAAAAAGAGTTATCGATCCCGAGATCCTAAGCCAGTTGATTCAATTGATTGGCGGTAGAGAAAATATTGTTAATGTCACGCACTGTCTGACCCGCTTGCGGTTTGTGCTTAATCATCCAGAGCAGGCGGATATTGAGGCTATCAAAGCATTACCGCCGGTGAAAGGGTGTTTCGTACAAGCTGGACAATTTCAGGTCATTATTGGCACCGATGTTGAACACTACTACAAAGTCTTAATCCAGCAATTAGGTCTCACTGAAGCCAGTAAAGAACAAGTTAAAGTGGCGGCTAAACAGAATATGTCCTTTTTTGAAAGATTGATAGCCAATCTGGCTGAAATATTCGTCCCATTGATTCCCGCGTTGATTGCCGGAGGCCTGTTGCTGGGTCTGCGTAATGTGATTGGTGAAGTCCAGTTTAGTCAGCAAAAAACCTTGATTCAGCTCTATCCATGGATGAATACCCTCTATGATTTTTTATGGTTGCCCTGTGAAGCGATTTTCCATTTTTTACCGGTGGCTATCTGCTGGTCAGCGACCCGCAAAATGGGTGGCACGCCGGTGCTAGGTATTGTGTTAGGCATCACTTTAGTGTCTCCGCAGCTGATGAATGCCTATAATATCGGTATTTCAGTGCCGCAAGTGTGGCATTTTGGTCTGTTTTCGATTGAAAAAGTCGGCTATCAGGCGCAGGTGATCCCCTCTATTTTAGCCGGGCTGTTTTTAGGCTGGTTTGAGGTTCGATTAAAACGCATTATTCCCGATTATCTCTATTTGGTGATCGTACCGATTTTGGCCTTAATGGTGGCGATTTTCCTTGCCCATGCTTTAATTGGCCCGTTTGGTCGCCTGCTAGGTGATGGTATTGCTTATGTGGTTAAACTACTGATGACCGGTAGCTTTGCGCCAATTGGCTCGGCGCTGTTTGGCTTTTTGTATGCACCGTTGGTGATTACGGGAATTCATCACACTACACTGGCGATTGACCTGCAAATGACTAATAGTATCGGTGGTACGCCTTTATGGCCGATTATCGCCTTATCCAATATCGCGCAAGCATCAGCCGTGGTTGGGATTATTTTGATAAGCCGTAAATACAATGAGCGCGAGGTATCGATCCCCGCCGCCATCGCCGCTTATCTTGGCGTCACTGAACCGGCCATGTACGGTATCAATTTACGTTATAAATTTCCGATGCTCTGCGCTATGATTGGTTCGGCTGTGGCGGGATTACTGTGTGGCCTGTTTGGTGTGCTATCGAACGGGATTGGCGTGGGCGGATTGCCGGGAATTTTAGCGATTCAGCCGATGTTTTGGGGGATTTATATTCTAGCGATGCTGATTGCGATTATTATACCTGTTGTCTTAACGATGTTGGTTTATCGGGTAAAACAACGTCGTGGTACTTTACAAGCTAATTAA
- the treR gene encoding trehalose operon repressor TreR — MQNLTIKDIAKLCGVGKSTVSRVINHDPNVKASTREKVLAIIAEQQFSPSKSARAMRGYHHQVIGIMVTRLDSYAENQAVRAMLPILYQQGIDAMIVESQFNHQQVKTHLKMLQSRQVDGLITFAFSDLDTTLFAPWQDKALFMARIINRFPSICYDDVGAVYQVLNYLYTVKQHRNIGFLGVQLTDLTTGKLRYQAYQQFCQQHQLACHAQLGDLDSQSGYLLASQLLATNPTAIVCATDSLALGLGKYLQENQIHTVEVCSIGYSELLKFLYPAILSVDLGFYASGQIAATSLLRLLAGEDIPQHTIISSKMSSQHVC; from the coding sequence ATGCAAAATTTAACGATTAAAGATATTGCCAAACTTTGTGGTGTAGGTAAATCGACGGTTTCCCGTGTCATTAATCACGATCCGAATGTGAAAGCGTCAACGCGTGAAAAAGTATTGGCTATTATTGCCGAGCAGCAGTTCTCACCGTCAAAATCAGCACGGGCGATGCGCGGTTATCATCATCAGGTGATTGGTATTATGGTGACGCGCTTGGATTCATACGCTGAAAATCAAGCTGTTCGTGCCATGCTACCGATACTTTATCAGCAGGGTATTGATGCCATGATTGTCGAGTCACAATTTAACCATCAACAGGTTAAAACACATTTAAAAATGTTACAGAGTCGTCAGGTCGATGGATTAATCACCTTTGCTTTTTCTGATCTTGATACCACATTATTTGCACCTTGGCAGGATAAGGCACTATTTATGGCCAGAATTATCAATCGTTTTCCATCAATCTGTTACGATGATGTCGGGGCGGTATACCAAGTTCTTAATTATCTTTATACAGTAAAACAGCATCGCAATATCGGTTTTCTTGGTGTGCAGTTGACGGACTTAACGACGGGAAAATTGCGTTATCAAGCATACCAACAATTCTGTCAGCAGCATCAATTGGCTTGTCATGCGCAGTTAGGTGATCTTGATAGCCAAAGCGGTTATCTACTTGCTAGCCAACTGTTAGCCACGAATCCGACAGCCATTGTTTGTGCAACCGATAGTTTAGCATTAGGACTTGGTAAATATCTGCAAGAGAATCAAATTCATACCGTTGAGGTCTGTAGTATTGGTTATAGTGAGTTACTCAAATTTTTATATCCAGCCATTTTATCTGTTGATCTGGGTTTTTATGCCTCGGGTCAGATTGCCGCAACCAGCTTACTACGCCTCCTCGCTGGCGAGGATATTCCCCAACATACCATTATTAGCTCTAAGATGTCGAGTCAGCACGTCTGCTGA
- the garL gene encoding 2-dehydro-3-deoxyglucarate aldolase — protein sequence MNTLRCHNQLKDDLLAGKTRIGCWGALGSLITTEILGYAGFDWILLDSEHAPNDVLSLIPQLMALKESSAAAIVRPACNDPVLIKRLLDIGFYNFLIPFIETEAQARQAVAATRYPPEGIRGVSVAHRSNQFGRIKDYFDNINRCISVMVQIESQLALDNLSAIAAVDGVDLLFIGPSDLSASLGHFGDPNHPDVQKAIQFVFDVAKKLHKPCGILAPVEADARRYMAMGASFVGVGSDVGILRAHSQALADKYLKS from the coding sequence ATGAACACGTTGCGTTGTCATAATCAGTTAAAAGACGATCTATTAGCAGGAAAAACACGGATTGGTTGTTGGGGGGCGCTGGGAAGTCTGATTACTACGGAAATCCTCGGATATGCCGGATTCGATTGGATACTGCTCGATAGTGAGCATGCGCCCAATGACGTTTTATCGCTTATACCGCAATTGATGGCGTTAAAAGAGAGTTCAGCGGCGGCCATCGTCAGACCGGCTTGTAATGATCCGGTGCTCATTAAACGTTTACTGGATATCGGTTTTTATAATTTTTTAATTCCCTTTATTGAGACCGAAGCCCAAGCCAGACAAGCAGTTGCCGCCACTCGCTATCCACCCGAAGGCATCAGGGGCGTTTCGGTTGCACATCGCAGTAATCAGTTTGGCAGAATCAAAGACTATTTCGACAATATCAATCGCTGCATTAGCGTGATGGTGCAAATTGAGTCTCAACTGGCGCTGGATAATTTATCAGCGATTGCAGCGGTTGACGGCGTCGATCTGCTGTTTATTGGACCGAGTGATTTATCTGCCTCGTTAGGCCATTTTGGTGATCCTAATCATCCTGATGTGCAAAAGGCAATTCAATTTGTATTTGATGTAGCAAAAAAACTGCATAAACCCTGTGGTATTCTGGCGCCAGTTGAAGCAGATGCCAGACGGTATATGGCGATGGGGGCGAGTTTTGTTGGTGTTGGCAGTGATGTAGGAATATTACGTGCCCATTCTCAGGCACTGGCTGACAAATATTTGAAATCATAA
- the treC gene encoding alpha,alpha-phosphotrehalase, with amino-acid sequence MTKQFSQPLSPSSSPAWWKTGVVYQIYPKSFQDTTGNGMGDIQGIIQRLDYLAELGVAAIWLTPIYLSPQIDNGYDIADYYQLNPDYGTMADFDELVAKAHQRNIRIMMDMVLNHTSTEHPWFKSSLDKQSPYRSFYIWRDGKADGGLPNNWQSKFSGPAWQWHPESQQYYLHLFAVQQADLNWENPQVRDEVKQVCQFWIDKGVDALRLDVMNLASKQQDFPDDDQGDGRRFYTDGPRIHEFLQELSRDVFQPNQTATVGEMSSTTLAHCQQYACLTGQELSMVFNFHHLKVDYPQGNKWTVANPDFIELKKIFKTWQQGMHNQAWSALFWCNHDQPRIVSRFGHEQQYHTASAKMLAMVLHGMQGTPYIYQGEEIGMLNPHFSEIEQYRDIESLNIYDHLLAEGVPEAHIMAILAQKSRDNSRTPMQWDSSQYAGFSVNTPWIEIGKTAKQINVANALADKHSTFYCYQRLIKLRQQYAIFTCGDFTELSPNSQDIWHYRRQFEETTLQVIANLTDQPQLYCLADYCQLGDWQTLYRNYPDTLSLTDKIVLKPYEAHYLYRETQH; translated from the coding sequence ATGACTAAACAATTTTCACAACCGCTATCCCCCTCATCTTCACCGGCGTGGTGGAAGACTGGTGTTGTTTATCAAATTTATCCGAAAAGTTTTCAGGATACTACTGGTAATGGTATGGGCGATATTCAGGGCATTATTCAGCGTTTAGATTATTTAGCTGAGCTTGGTGTTGCCGCGATTTGGTTAACGCCCATCTACCTTTCGCCGCAAATCGACAATGGTTACGATATTGCCGATTACTATCAGCTCAATCCTGATTACGGTACGATGGCTGACTTTGACGAGTTGGTGGCAAAAGCCCATCAACGCAATATTCGTATTATGATGGATATGGTACTTAATCATACCTCTACCGAGCACCCTTGGTTTAAGTCCTCGTTAGATAAGCAGAGCCCTTATCGCTCGTTTTATATCTGGCGTGATGGCAAAGCGGATGGCGGATTACCGAATAACTGGCAATCTAAATTTTCCGGGCCGGCCTGGCAGTGGCATCCAGAAAGTCAGCAGTACTACTTACATCTGTTTGCGGTGCAGCAGGCGGATCTAAACTGGGAAAATCCGCAAGTTCGCGATGAAGTAAAACAGGTCTGTCAATTTTGGATCGATAAAGGCGTGGATGCATTACGACTCGATGTGATGAATTTAGCCTCCAAACAGCAGGATTTTCCCGATGATGATCAGGGGGATGGGCGGCGCTTTTATACCGATGGGCCGCGTATCCATGAATTTTTACAAGAGCTCAGCCGTGATGTCTTTCAGCCAAATCAAACGGCGACTGTCGGCGAGATGTCTTCAACCACGCTGGCGCACTGTCAGCAATATGCCTGTTTGACCGGACAAGAGCTGTCGATGGTATTTAACTTTCATCATCTTAAAGTGGATTATCCGCAAGGCAATAAATGGACAGTGGCGAACCCCGATTTTATTGAGCTGAAAAAGATCTTTAAAACCTGGCAGCAGGGGATGCATAATCAGGCCTGGAGTGCGCTATTTTGGTGTAATCATGATCAGCCGCGCATTGTCTCGCGTTTCGGTCATGAGCAGCAGTACCATACCGCATCGGCAAAAATGTTAGCGATGGTGCTACATGGTATGCAAGGTACCCCTTACATCTATCAGGGTGAGGAGATTGGTATGCTCAATCCCCATTTTAGTGAGATTGAGCAGTATCGTGACATTGAAAGTCTCAATATCTACGATCATTTACTGGCTGAAGGCGTGCCAGAAGCACATATCATGGCGATTTTAGCGCAAAAATCACGGGATAATAGTCGAACACCAATGCAGTGGGATAGCAGTCAATATGCTGGATTCTCAGTGAATACGCCGTGGATTGAGATAGGTAAAACCGCCAAACAGATTAATGTTGCCAATGCCCTGGCTGATAAACATTCGACATTTTACTGTTATCAACGCTTAATTAAGCTGCGCCAACAGTATGCGATTTTTACTTGCGGTGATTTCACGGAGCTGAGTCCCAATAGTCAGGATATCTGGCACTATCGTCGCCAATTTGAAGAGACCACCTTGCAGGTCATCGCGAATTTAACCGATCAACCGCAATTATACTGTCTGGCGGACTATTGTCAGCTGGGAGATTGGCAGACGCTGTATCGTAACTATCCTGATACGCTTAGCCTGACTGATAAGATCGTGCTTAAGCCTTATGAAGCTCACTATTTATATCGTGAAACACAACATTAA
- a CDS encoding iron-sulfur cluster-binding domain-containing protein, translating to MSFYPLPLTLTARHAETVDCESFYFTAKSVPFFSFKPGQYALLAVTIDDKTYVRAYSMSSQPNSPILRLTIKRAPQGIVSNWLIDHLKPGQQVTLNGFAGDFNIIDHPFRRKVLFISAGCGITPVMSMTEYLLKQANPPAIEFLHCAKDEHNVIFHQQLMELAHEFTTFNYHLRLKSCTSDQPHSTRSVGRITSAFIDAHYPQLAKEYTLFVCGSGKFTAELKQLLVEQAFDMAHFHHEYFTISSTANDDNLATPSAVTVQVPAFNINQTAQLEDTLLDVLSSAQLPIIAACRAGVCGACKCKVEQGDVSSDNMLALTQEEIAQGYRLACVGKIKSDVEISLI from the coding sequence ATGTCTTTTTATCCTCTACCGCTTACTTTAACTGCTAGACATGCAGAAACCGTAGACTGCGAAAGTTTTTATTTCACTGCCAAATCCGTGCCATTTTTTTCGTTTAAACCAGGGCAATACGCTTTATTAGCCGTCACCATTGACGATAAGACCTATGTTAGAGCTTATTCCATGAGCTCACAACCCAATAGTCCAATCTTAAGATTAACCATTAAAAGAGCACCACAAGGGATTGTTTCAAACTGGCTGATTGATCATTTAAAACCAGGCCAGCAAGTCACACTAAATGGGTTTGCTGGGGATTTTAATATCATTGATCACCCGTTCCGCCGTAAAGTACTATTTATTAGTGCTGGTTGTGGCATTACACCGGTCATGTCGATGACGGAATATTTACTGAAACAGGCTAATCCACCTGCGATTGAATTTTTGCATTGTGCTAAAGATGAACACAACGTTATCTTTCATCAACAATTGATGGAACTAGCTCACGAATTTACAACTTTTAATTATCATCTCAGACTAAAAAGTTGTACGTCCGATCAGCCACACAGCACCCGTTCAGTGGGTCGTATCACTTCAGCATTTATCGATGCACACTATCCCCAACTAGCCAAAGAGTATACGCTGTTTGTTTGTGGTTCAGGAAAATTCACCGCCGAGCTTAAGCAATTACTCGTTGAGCAGGCTTTCGATATGGCTCATTTTCATCATGAATATTTTACGATCTCATCGACGGCTAACGATGATAACTTAGCCACACCATCAGCAGTAACAGTGCAGGTTCCGGCCTTTAATATTAATCAAACTGCTCAGTTAGAAGATACATTACTTGACGTTTTAAGCTCGGCACAATTACCCATTATTGCTGCTTGTCGCGCCGGTGTTTGTGGCGCTTGCAAATGTAAGGTTGAACAGGGTGATGTAAGTAGTGATAATATGCTAGCCCTTACTCAAGAAGAGATCGCACAAGGTTATCGCCTAGCTTGCGTGGGTAAAATTAAAAGCGATGTAGAGATTTCACTAATCTAA